A single window of Camelus dromedarius isolate mCamDro1 chromosome 20, mCamDro1.pat, whole genome shotgun sequence DNA harbors:
- the CYRIB gene encoding CYFIP-related Rac1 interactor B isoform X3, whose amino-acid sequence MTNPAIQNDFSYYRRTLSRMRINNVPAEGENEVNNELANRMSLFYAEATPMLKTLSDATTKFVSENKNLPIENTTDCLSTMASVCRVMLETPEYRSRFTNEETVSFCLRVMVGVIILYDHVHPVGAFAKTSKIDMKGCIKVLKDQPPNSVEGLLNALRYTTKHLNDETTSKQIKSMLQ is encoded by the exons ATGACAAATCCTGCCATACAGAATGATTTCAGCTATTACAGAAGAACATTGAGTCGTATGAGGATTAATAATGTTCCA GCGGAAggagaaaatgaagtaaataatGAATTGGCAAATCGAATGTCTTTGTTTTATGCTGAGGCAACCCCCATGCTGAAAACCTTAAGCGATGCCACAACAAAATTTGTATCAGAG AATAAAAACTTACCAATAGAAAATACCACAGATTGTCTAAGCACCATGGCTAGTGTGTGCAGAGTCATGCTTGAAACACC GGAATACCGAAGCAGATTTACAAATGAAGAGACAGTGTCATTCTGCTTGAGGGTAATGGTGGGCGTCATAATACTCTATGACCACGTACATCCAGTGGGAGCATTTGCCAAAACTTCAAAAATTGAT aTGAAAGGTTGTATCAAAGTTCTTAAGGACCAACCTCCTAATAGTGTAGAAGGTCTTCTCAATGCTCTcag GTACACAACAAAACATCTGAATGATGAGACTACCTCCAAGCAGATCAAATCCATGCTGCAATGA
- the GSDMC gene encoding LOW QUALITY PROTEIN: gasdermin-C (The sequence of the model RefSeq protein was modified relative to this genomic sequence to represent the inferred CDS: inserted 1 base in 1 codon; substituted 1 base at 1 genomic stop codon) — protein sequence MPSLFESISKNLVKELGDRDLRPVRFLLNANKYCQLALLRKRKSRSWFWEQPDVPVEYTLVDILKPSSSVPETVVTGPFLLSDTRIQKLKAYAGVAVGPELSASGKAAQSHESSLEFQSVTIPPHNWEALRKRKVLNQKLSFLKEHLSRRDNLYVVTEAMELTSSTTLPDRSCVKVKGTCLIPWSACVKSEGEGEGLKVRGKTLTLLQGTVMACKRKQLVFKENGWGEWRLKEADGERGLLLLRNKTGKTLHRHPRLPSLTGERWSEISQPPPSLARLKCCYRRYRDSLSYFQHLQEEVSQEMTALAQLSKDIRGAVFHRLLAKLRDRGALQDLVDMLDXYCDRVGLGDTVPSETGEDSSNIWLKSSFQIMYLLEAIMVLSDTQRELLAQSMEKRILLHQRELVRSILEPNFRYPESIAFTLKPELLAPLQGEGVAITFGLLEGCGLMVEPISHRVTWDPEAKKPLXALYGSLSVLQRLAEA from the exons ATGCCCTCCCTGTTTGAGAGTATCAGCAAGAATCTGGTCAAGGAGCTTGGAGACAGAGACCTGAGACCTGTCAGATTCCTGCTGAATGCCAACAAATATTGTCAGCTTGCGCTATTACGGAAGAGGAAGAGTCGCTCATGGTTCTGGGAACAACCAGATGTCCCAGTTGAATACACCCTCGTGGACATCCTGAAGCCAAGTTCTTCAGTCCCAG AAACTGTTGTGACAGGACCATTCCTCCTCAGTGACACTAGGATCCAGAAGCTGAAGGCGTATGCGGGCGTGGCTGTTGGGCCAGAGCTGAGTGCATCGGGGAAGGCTGCCCAGTCCCACGAGTCCTCCCTTGAGTTCCAGTCTGTTACCATCCCACCACACAACTGGGAAGCCCTCCGAAAGAG GAAAGTGTTGAATCAAAAGCTGTCATTTCTGAAGGAACACCTGAGCCGAAGGGACAACCTGTATGTGGTGACAGAGGCCATGGAACTGACCAGCAGTACCACGCTGCCGGACAGAAGCTGTGTGAAAGTCAAGGGAACCTGCCTTATTCCTTGGAGTGCTTGTGTCAAG agtgaaggagagggagagggtctCAAAGTGAGAGGCAAGACGCTGACTCTGCTGCAGGGCACAGTGATGGCCTGTAAGAGGAAGCAGCTGGTTTTCAAGGAGAACGGCTGGGGTGAGTGGAGACTGAAGGAGGCAGATGGGGAGAGGGGTCTGCTTCTCCTGAGAAACAAGACGGGAAAGACCCTCCACAGGCACCCTCGGCTTCCCTCCCTGACGGGGGAGAGATGGAGCGAGATTTCTCAGCCACCTCCAAGCCTGGCAAGACTGAAATGTTGCTACAGGAGATACAGAGACAGTCTCTCAT ATTTCCAGCACCTACAAGAGGAGGTTTCCCAGGAAATGACGGCGCTGGCCCAGCTCTCCAAGGACATTCGGGGTGCTGTTTTCCATCGTCTCCTGGCCAAGCTCAGGGACCGAGGGGCTCTGCAGGACCTCGTGGACATG CTGGATTGATACTGTGATCGCGTGGGCTTGGGTGACACCGTCCCAAGCGAGACGGGAGAGGACTCAAGTAATATATGGCTCAAGTCAAGCTTCCAAATCATGTACCTCCTTGAAGCAATCATGG TGCTGAGTGACACTCAACGTGAGCTGCTGGCCCAGTCCATGGAGAAGAGGATCCTGCTCCACCAGCGGGAGCTG GTGAGGAGCATCCTGGAGCCCAACTTCAGGTACCCCGAGAGCATTGCCTTCACCCTGAAGCCCGAGCTCCTCGCCCCGCTGCAGGGTGAGGGGGTGGCCATCACCTTCGGCCTGCTGGAGGGGTGCGGCCTGATGGTGGAGCCCATCAGCCACAGGGTCACCTGGGACCCGGAAGCCAAGAAGCCCC TGGCCCTGTATGGGTCCCTCTCGGTGCTGCAGCGGCTGGCAGAGGCCTGA